In a genomic window of Pararhizobium gei:
- a CDS encoding alpha/beta fold hydrolase has translation MGEPAAMAADSTPKSIVLVHGGFVDGSGWEGVYDILKSDGYDVTIVQNPTVTLEDDIRVTKRAIAAATGDVVLVGHSYGGVVISEAGAESKVKSLVYIAAFAPDAGESVSSLIANPVPGAAAPPILPPVDGFLFLDKSKFAQSFAADVRPDLAAFMAASQVPWGVGALDGRVTVPAWKAKPSWYLVATDDKMIPPDAQRGMAKRAGAKTVEIPGSHAVYVSNPKAVAEIIEDAANTKKSG, from the coding sequence ATGGGAGAACCAGCAGCAATGGCAGCCGATAGCACACCGAAATCCATCGTTCTCGTCCATGGCGGCTTCGTCGATGGTTCGGGATGGGAAGGCGTCTACGACATCCTCAAGAGCGACGGTTACGATGTCACTATCGTCCAGAACCCGACGGTCACCCTGGAGGATGACATCAGGGTCACGAAACGCGCGATCGCTGCGGCGACCGGCGACGTGGTTTTGGTTGGCCACTCCTACGGTGGCGTCGTCATCTCCGAGGCAGGAGCCGAATCCAAAGTAAAATCGCTCGTCTACATTGCCGCTTTTGCGCCCGACGCCGGTGAATCGGTCTCCAGCCTGATCGCAAATCCCGTCCCCGGCGCTGCTGCACCTCCGATCCTGCCGCCAGTCGATGGTTTTCTGTTCCTCGATAAATCGAAGTTCGCGCAATCGTTTGCCGCCGATGTGCGCCCCGACCTCGCCGCCTTCATGGCAGCCTCACAGGTTCCGTGGGGCGTCGGCGCTCTCGATGGCAGGGTCACTGTTCCGGCATGGAAGGCCAAGCCTAGCTGGTATCTTGTCGCCACCGATGACAAGATGATTCCACCAGATGCCCAGCGGGGGATGGCCAAGCGGGCCGGCGCCAAGACCGTCGAGATCCCTGGCAGCCATGCGGTCTATGTCTCTAACCCAAAAGCAGTCGCCGAGATCATAGAAGACGCCGCCAACACCAAGAAGAGCGGCTAA
- a CDS encoding GntR family transcriptional regulator, with translation MTQNRLAPTAAETALHIDSLRIENPPITLREMALDRLRNAIIAGAFAPGQRLVERTLCDQLGVSRSVIREVLRHLEAEGLVETAPKQGPIVALLDWNLARQIYDIRTALETTAVADCARNADAATKEKLKKVLEDLDRNSAKDDALTILSATTEFYETIFLSGGHEIAWDIVKRLNGRISRLRVMTLSTTNRKVSGPAKMREIFNAILRNDPDAASVACRDHISEAAGIAQTLLALEKDLDQKV, from the coding sequence ATGACTCAAAATCGACTGGCCCCCACCGCTGCTGAAACCGCGCTCCACATCGATTCGCTGCGTATCGAAAACCCGCCGATCACCCTGCGTGAAATGGCGCTCGACAGGCTGCGCAACGCCATCATCGCCGGCGCCTTTGCGCCAGGGCAGAGATTGGTGGAGCGTACTTTGTGTGATCAACTCGGCGTCTCGCGCTCTGTGATCCGGGAGGTACTGCGCCATCTGGAAGCGGAAGGACTGGTCGAGACAGCCCCCAAGCAGGGTCCGATTGTTGCCCTGCTCGACTGGAACCTGGCCCGGCAGATCTACGATATCCGCACCGCGCTCGAAACCACGGCGGTCGCCGATTGTGCCCGCAATGCCGACGCGGCCACCAAGGAAAAGCTGAAAAAGGTGCTGGAGGACCTTGATCGAAACTCCGCCAAGGACGACGCGCTGACAATCCTTTCGGCAACGACGGAGTTCTACGAGACGATCTTTCTCTCCGGCGGCCACGAAATCGCCTGGGATATCGTAAAGCGCCTGAACGGTCGTATTTCAAGGCTGCGGGTCATGACGCTTTCCACCACAAACCGTAAGGTTTCCGGCCCGGCAAAGATGCGCGAGATTTTCAACGCCATTCTACGCAACGACCCCGACGCCGCAAGCGTGGCATGTCGTGACCATATTTCCGAAGCCGCCGGAATTGCTCAAACGCTGCTAGCCTTAGAAAAGGACCTCGACCAGAAAGTTTAG
- a CDS encoding helix-turn-helix domain-containing protein, with the protein MTLNVKLVEVATVPIGLPHRTELKLSVRGLSCSRLIAADVNYGFKPTESNPSFPTWEGAYSIGVHFNDERSEVFLDGRYYAHPNRKGQTHFLYVSELAHIDFTTPRHTQEVILQRSFMREIADDLEVPRVTHLGNSLYHMTDDPVLRRLALRIYPFFDAPETIDPLMADHYMWSLGIYLCAHYGDLTARRPIVGGLSTWQERLAKDVIETSLVGGIGLAELAQLCGLRISQFAHGFKRSTGVAPYEWLLRRRIERAKENLLSGSKLSEVAVACGFADESHLTRMFRRAVGVTPGTWRTDRATALRH; encoded by the coding sequence ATGACCCTGAATGTGAAGCTTGTTGAAGTGGCGACCGTCCCCATTGGTCTGCCCCACAGGACCGAGCTAAAGTTATCGGTCCGCGGCTTGTCATGTTCGAGACTGATCGCCGCTGACGTGAACTATGGTTTCAAGCCGACCGAAAGCAATCCCAGTTTTCCGACCTGGGAGGGCGCCTACAGTATTGGCGTGCACTTTAACGACGAGAGGAGCGAGGTATTCCTCGACGGACGCTATTACGCTCACCCCAATCGCAAGGGTCAGACGCATTTTCTCTATGTCTCGGAACTTGCACATATCGATTTTACGACGCCGCGGCATACACAGGAGGTGATCCTGCAGCGCAGCTTTATGCGCGAGATTGCTGATGACCTTGAAGTGCCGCGTGTCACGCATCTGGGCAACAGTCTGTACCATATGACCGACGATCCCGTCCTTCGGCGCCTTGCCCTCAGGATCTATCCGTTCTTCGATGCACCCGAGACGATCGATCCCTTGATGGCGGATCACTACATGTGGAGCCTTGGTATCTACCTTTGCGCCCACTATGGCGATCTTACCGCTCGACGCCCGATCGTCGGGGGACTGAGCACCTGGCAGGAACGGCTAGCCAAGGACGTCATCGAAACCAGCTTGGTTGGCGGAATCGGACTTGCTGAGCTCGCTCAGCTTTGCGGTCTTCGCATCAGCCAATTCGCGCATGGTTTCAAGCGATCCACAGGGGTAGCACCCTATGAATGGCTCCTCAGAAGGCGAATCGAGCGCGCCAAGGAGAATCTCCTGTCGGGCAGTAAACTCTCGGAAGTTGCTGTTGCATGCGGCTTTGCCGATGAAAGCCACCTGACCCGGATGTTCCGGCGAGCGGTTGGGGTGACGCCAGGCACATGGCGAACAGACAGAGCAACTGCTCTCCGACATTAG
- a CDS encoding type II toxin-antitoxin system Phd/YefM family antitoxin yields MTSTVTAAAVSKNFGAYQDAAVREPVIITKNGRPRTVLIAYEDYVRLAKRDRRVELSSMLGDDDLGAIEASRMEPGLDHLNAELLTDTHAAD; encoded by the coding sequence ATGACGTCAACTGTTACCGCTGCGGCGGTTTCGAAAAATTTTGGGGCCTATCAGGACGCTGCAGTCCGCGAGCCTGTCATTATCACTAAAAACGGTCGTCCTCGCACCGTTCTCATTGCTTATGAGGACTATGTTCGCCTGGCAAAGCGCGATCGACGTGTTGAACTTTCGAGCATGCTCGGCGACGATGACCTCGGCGCCATTGAAGCATCGCGGATGGAGCCGGGCCTGGATCATCTCAACGCCGAACTGTTGACGGATACGCATGCTGCCGACTGA
- a CDS encoding plasmid maintenance toxin (PemK-like) yields MLPTEPKVGWLFRYSYLWHWQHLEGREEGDKDRPVLVLAIVATLEDGTPVVRVLPVTHSPPSDPQDAVEIPAATKRRLGLDDERSWIVLTESNRFVWPGPDVRPMDSETGYFGALPPVLFEEVKRRFVELARAQRHRATARSE; encoded by the coding sequence ATGCTGCCGACTGAACCGAAGGTCGGCTGGCTGTTCCGATATTCGTATCTTTGGCATTGGCAGCATCTCGAAGGCCGGGAGGAGGGCGACAAGGACCGCCCTGTGCTGGTTCTGGCGATTGTTGCCACACTGGAAGACGGAACGCCGGTCGTGCGAGTTTTGCCTGTCACGCATTCGCCGCCATCCGATCCGCAAGACGCTGTTGAAATCCCGGCTGCCACCAAACGGCGCCTGGGACTTGACGACGAGCGCTCGTGGATTGTTCTGACAGAGAGTAACCGTTTCGTCTGGCCCGGACCCGACGTCAGGCCGATGGACAGTGAAACCGGCTATTTTGGCGCGCTGCCACCGGTCTTGTTTGAAGAGGTTAAGCGCCGGTTTGTCGAGCTGGCGAGGGCGCAACGCCATCGTGCGACGGCCCGAAGCGAATAG
- a CDS encoding amino acid synthesis family protein, translating to MALEIRKTLLQVETTLIEGGKAAPVPLKLYSAIAVIKNPWAGHGFVEDLKPEIHAAAPVLGALLTKMIIDAVGSGDMVEAYGKSAVVGLDGEIEHASALIHTLRFGNHYRQAVGAKSYLAFCNTRGPANAPVMIPLMDKNDEGRRSHYLTIQTSVPDAPAAGEILIALGASVGGRPHHRIGDRYQDLKDLGNDDVNNPAAV from the coding sequence ATGGCGCTCGAAATCCGCAAGACCCTGCTGCAGGTGGAAACCACACTGATCGAAGGCGGCAAGGCGGCTCCCGTTCCGTTGAAGCTGTATTCAGCTATCGCCGTGATCAAGAACCCTTGGGCGGGACACGGCTTCGTCGAGGATCTGAAACCGGAAATTCATGCCGCCGCGCCGGTACTCGGTGCGTTGTTGACAAAGATGATCATCGATGCTGTCGGTTCGGGCGACATGGTGGAGGCCTACGGCAAGTCGGCGGTTGTCGGCCTCGACGGCGAAATCGAGCATGCGTCAGCGCTCATCCATACGCTTCGCTTTGGCAATCACTATCGGCAGGCGGTCGGAGCCAAGTCCTACCTGGCCTTCTGCAATACGCGCGGGCCGGCCAATGCGCCGGTGATGATCCCGCTGATGGACAAGAACGACGAGGGACGCCGCTCGCATTACCTGACCATCCAGACATCGGTCCCCGATGCGCCGGCGGCCGGCGAAATCCTCATTGCGCTCGGCGCTTCGGTCGGTGGCCGCCCGCATCATCGCATCGGCGATCGCTACCAGGACCTGAAGGATCTCGGCAACGACGACGTCAACAATCCGGCAGCGGTCTGA
- a CDS encoding RNA polymerase sigma factor, whose amino-acid sequence MHAEPAFEEPDVEARLSGRSGLALARKGILDLPRRQRMALLLRAVADLDVAEIAQVMGAASGPRAARVVGAYGKSRRRPKGMTMRDVKFKNLKHRFGDDVST is encoded by the coding sequence ATGCACGCCGAGCCTGCCTTTGAAGAACCAGACGTCGAGGCGAGACTATCCGGACGGTCGGGGCTGGCCTTGGCCCGCAAAGGGATCCTCGACTTGCCGCGGCGCCAGCGCATGGCGCTGCTCCTGCGCGCGGTCGCCGATCTCGACGTTGCGGAAATCGCACAGGTGATGGGAGCAGCTTCTGGTCCGCGCGCGGCGCGCGTTGTGGGAGCATATGGAAAAAGCAGGCGGAGGCCCAAGGGTATGACAATGCGTGACGTAAAATTCAAGAATCTGAAACACCGTTTCGGCGACGACGTATCGACCTAG